In Ascaphus truei isolate aAscTru1 chromosome 2, aAscTru1.hap1, whole genome shotgun sequence, the genomic stretch GCTAATCTTTgtcctaaaaaccctaaccccttaatcatttcccttaccctaaaaatcttaACTTTAACCCATTACCCTAACCTTCGCAATCACCCTAAGAAGCTTAATCTCTTACCCTGAAACCCCTATAGTTTTACCTCTAATGGTAACTGTAATCGCTTACCTTGGAGGCCAAACGGCCGGCAACCAACTGTCCTTGGTGGTTGAACGGTGGAGGAAAGGTCCCATTCCACTCCAGGGACCCCGTGATGTAGTAGCTACATCATATGCTATCATGTTCTGAGGAGCACTTAACATGATCTGGCTAGGGAACGGAAGAGGACTCTTCTTCCGTTATGTCATCAGTGATGCCGCATTCACTTGATCACTCACCGATGAGGGGGCGGGTCACATGATCGCGAAGTGCCGTAGGGGTGGTGGCACTCTTGTGCTGTGACCCATTCGGTACGCAAAAGGGTTGAGTCTAAGAAAAGCAAAATCATGCACCAGGACCCCAGAAATCCAGAAGAAGGATTAATGACGTATGTCATATTAATATCAACCACTACAAAAAAAAGTGATCTGGTACTGGTACATATGAATAATGATAAACGGCAAAtactactgttttatactttgacattgatatttattttctatttatgaACAAATTATCCACCCACCTTTTATAGCTATAGATAAATATGATCATCTCCTGAAGGCAATTAACCCTCTTTTTTCATGTTGATTTTTCTGTTGCCAATTCAGGCATATTGGCACAAGAGACACATTTTGAAAACTTACAAGTCTTTGGCAAATCGTACCTTGCTGCCTCTTACGTGAAGACCATTGAATCTGCTGGAGCAAGAGTAGTTCCTATAAGGTACAGTAGATTTCTTATGATTGGAATCTTCAATATATTTTTGTGGACTCACAATccaaaagaatttccttttgGTTAAAATGTGCTAGGTATGCAGAGTAAATGAAGAAGAGAGTGTTGCAAGTATTTCTGGGGTGTTGtacagaaagcagggggtccctgtgaTCAGAACAAGCAATAGGTTGGGGCTGATAGAAAGATTGAGACAGGAAGAACTGGAATAGAGCAAATTGGGCAGAACTGGATTAGGATGCGACAGTGAGAACTTGTACGGGACTGCTAGATAAAACTATCTGGGCAACAGGAATAATACTGGGACACATTCGAATGATACATACAGAAAGTATGTTGTATAAACCGCACTACCGTACGTATGGTTGTGATCCTGATGCAAGTACGCTGTGGGTGCACGGGAACACTGAAGAGACCCCGAATCTCTCCTAAATACACTATAGAACACACCAGGTGTTCCCTGCACTCCAAATGAATACAAGAGAGTAAATGATGCTTAAAAATGCTATTGTGTATTATAGAGCAAAAAACATGTGACAACAATATGTACACACAATACTATTGTGTATCGTTGAGCTGGAGCAGGACAGCATGTTACTCTATCACAGGTTTTTGTTTGTCTATACATACTCGGGACTTTATTCAAGTTTAACTGATCTAATCTATGGCCTGTTGAGTCATGAAGACTTGCTCTAAGTGAATGCTGCAAATACCATAGAACTACCTGCAGAGACTGTTTGCATACACCATATCAATCAATTGTGGATTATACacttgtgtgttttttgtcttCAGGTCCAATGTTTATAAGGGTGTGTCAGGTGTTCATTGCATTAGGTAGCATACATGCTAGATGACATAGTCCAGTGTATGTAATACTGTTTccattttacatttttcataaacaATTTAATTATTTTCTTCTCTTAAAATAAGGAGGATTAAGTTGTGAGGGAGTCGGGAAGTACTGTAGTCCCACTTTTGTGGAGGCTATGGGAATGAGCCTGTAGAAAGGGGTACATAACCCCAAAAATGTTGCCCCCCGTTTCTTCCTACACCAATATCCTTCCTCTTTAGAGGTTTCTTTACCCGACCCTCACTTAATTAGTGATATCACATTCCCCCTTCTCActaccccttctccccttcctgtATCTAATTATTACTTGTAACTTGCTTTTGCATATTGTTGTCACATGTTCTTTGCTCAACGATACACAATAGTATTGTGTGTACATATTGTTGTCACATGTTTTTTTCTCTATAATACACAATAGCATTTTTAAGCATCATTTACTCTCTTGTATTCATTTGGAGTCAGGGAACACCTGGTGTGTTCTATTCCAATTATACTGTTCTGAGTTTAGGTCAGGTGCCAAAAGCTATAGATGTAAACCATGTATAGTGCAGTGGACGGACTGTAGCAAAAGGGGAAATTTAGTACTGTACAAGCCAGAAAAACAGGTTTTTATAGCCAGAGAGGAAGTGGCCAATTAGTAGTGATGGTAAACTGGTGTTTTTTTTTGGCAGGCAGGACTTCATGAATAGTCTGGGCTAACAgctcgagagagagatagacacgtGGGTAGAAAACAGAAAGGGGCAAACAATAGAGATGTGTGGGGGCAAGTGagcgagcaagagagagagacagtaacgTGGGGACTATGACAAAATTACTTTTAGCAATGTTATAAACATGGGCGCGGTTGTTTTTATATTATACACAAATCAGCAAACATTGGAAAGGCcagttaaaaaaattattaagatCAAACATTACGTGATTTATATCAATACAACTGTTGCCAACACAAGCAATGTTCAAATTCAAGGATCGGAAACTAATTTGTGCAGtatcaatacttttttacatagcTTTTTGTAACCCttgcattatatatttttttcagattACATCTTTCTGAACAAGAATATGTCAAGATTTTCAATTCTATCAATGGGTATGTCTTTTGCAAAATATACGTGTGACGATCATGGGTAACCTGgcctgtaataaaggggttataccCGCTAGTTACCCCTAATTCGTGTGGGGAGAGAAAGGCTTAATGTGTaatgtactatgtatgtgtattccaaagcacttttattccctgtGAATTCAATTCCCAAGTCTAGTTAAGCAGGCAAATtaggtaaagtgttttgtgatctatgggtaagcactgtgatgtaatttgggagtcagccctgcaaagtgttcgggggattatgtgactgtatgtactaatttctcagatggcagacttgtaatgggatttgcatgtgagtacatttgtatggaggggcCTCTGATTTAATCAGGTGAGGTTCCTACAGATAAATGTGCATTGAGGATGGGCCAGATAACATTAAGTATTTGCCATCAACCCCTCCTATGGGTTAGACAATGCCCAGCCATTCAGCCCTAGACTTGGTGTTgccaggaaggggaaggggggggcactcCTGCTTTCTCCAAGAGTTCCTTGCCTGTTTATGATGGGAATTCAAACCCTATAAAGAGGCAGGTTGCCCCAAACCCAGAGTGGTAGAGTGTTCGCTGTTCGTAGTTGGTGGTTCATGACTCTAATCCAGCTAGGGAGAATTGCTTGCCAGTGTTATTCTTGGATACTTCACCCTGTTATTTTACCGTAAGTGTTATTTGTGTTACAGTGTTGTTTGCCCGAAAGGGAATAAATCTtcagtttattttatcattttgtccTCTTCAATCAGTGCCCAGTATATTCGGCGGGAATTAGGTCTGGTCAACCGTGACAATAAGGATAACGTTTTTGTATTTGTGCTGTCCGTATTCTTTCTAATTAAAAAGTGGATGTAGCACACATACGTCATTAACAGCATGTATTGGTTGTATTTAAAACTCTGTCCTTCAATGTCTCTGTGATGATGCGGCCTATCTAATATTCAGTATTCTAGCACTCCAGCACACAAAAGGTTAATTTGAGTTAGAAGTTTCATCTTAAAAATACATGCTCTGTTTTATTGGGGTCAGGCCACAATGACCCAGCCTGTTTTCTGTGCATATGTTTAAACGTGGTGTTATCAGAGTATGACCTGGTCTAAGATTGTGCGGTGATGAAAACCATAGACCCACAACCCTTGTTGATAGTGAAAGTAACCAGAACATATTTAAGGGGGATTCCAATATGTTCTGACTATGTTCCGAGCAAGAGGATGCAGCCAACAAAAGAATGCCCAGGCCATTACACATTTACTAAATATGAGATATTGGGTACACAAAACGGTTCAAATATATATTTCTGACCAGCACATTCAGCTGTTTCAATTAAGCCCAAAGATGCTGGACTAGTTAAGCGGCATATGTAAGATATCCTTTCTACATCAAAGATGGAGATGGGCCTATCAAAATAGATCCAAACATAGTCCAAATGTACATTTTGATCAGCCGAACATATTGATGCAGGTCTGACCGAGGAAAAGGTCTGTGAGTTTATACTTACTTTGGCAGTTTCACCAACTGGTGGACAGTGTCACTTTTCAGAAGACCTGCAATCCTGTTTCACATGTAGGGTTGTTGCCCTCACTGAAGCTCAATTTTGTATGTGTACTACAGTGGTTTTCAACCCATTTTTTTCGTTAATTATATCGGGAAATTCTGGGGAACTCCAACCAtctacaccccctctctctcttccctgtcttaCATCCGCCCTCTGTCTTTTCCTCTCGCTCTCCCACCTCTTGCAttatccgtctctctccctcttccactCCCGATGtgtctcttcccctcttacactccccctatCTCCCTTTCCATCTTAAACTCCCCGTCTCTTGCTCACtatccctcccatcctctctcactcaatctcacTCCCTCAATCACCTTCcctctcaaatacacacacatgcatgtccccccccaacaatctgacCTTGGGCCGAGGATGACTCTGGTGCTGCACAGGTCCCGCTGCCGGAAGTTGGACATGGCGTGAACCggaggagggattgagtgaaATTCAGGCCACCACTGCTGCTGGGGAGCCGCTTCATCTTAAACAGTGGTCCCAGCTCTCCTCCCAGCCGGGCCCCGGAACCCTTTATGGATGGCCATGGTTTtgcggaaccctggttgaaaatctTTGGTGTACTAAATATGTTCTTCAAAAACAACTTGCTAAGTATTGTTTACCTTCATTTGACCAATGTGCAATCTTGTAAGTGTGTACAATCTATTACTTAGACTTCATCAAACATAAATTAAAACACTGTTAAGACAGGTATCGCTGCCCTAAATAGTGTATCTTCTAAGATTAACCTTAAAATGTAATTTGTCATTTTACAGGGTCCTCTTTCCGGGAGGTGGTGTTGACCTCATTAACTCAGAATATGCCAGGATAGCATCGATATTTTACAACCTGGCTCTAAAGGTAACATCATTTTAATGTAGTACTTGCTAATATGTTTCCAAGCACTTTTCTTCTCCTGGAAAAAATATTGTGCAACTTTAATTTCCTAAACGGTTGAAAATGACGATCTTCGTAGtatcattttcaatttttttatttaacttcTTTATCATTGTAaggtttattcatttattttcccCTGGTGAAAACATTGTTACtggggcctattctcgtagctccgaagtTGTCACTGCCAAACCACGCAGTTTTGCATGGTGAGAAGTAGCGGAATAAAAAGGTAGTAAAcaccctattctctattgcaaattgcTTCTTCTAAACAACTTCTACAAAAAGTGACAACCTACATGGTTTCAGAGCAAATCCACTCGGATTGTACTTGCTTCCGAAGcagaatgacctgaggtggtgcTAACGCCAACCCCAGTTtgacttatgggttttgctctctcagccaaacccatactATATTTCCTTGCCCCCCTTGAGGTGGTGTGACAAAAATGTGAGTTTGGATGACGGAGTTATGAGAATTCCAGTTGTCGTCAAAAAATGCGAGTTGggggcttttttgacaaaccgattcttattggcagagccagagtgaaacacttctaaaaaagccttttagatacggattggacatgcgagaaggacttacagaatagcaaagcgtgCCAAGCCGATTGGAGAGTGCtctttaggccgcgcttatactgcaccgacacactttattcgagcaaatacccggtatgtacctggcagatacctggaatgcgccgctcctcacctctgacaagccccgttgcatttgccttcccagcctgggttcatgcctggctgacgggcggctgatatgttaaatgataatgattaggatttaataggctgcaatgcttcgcgtgtctaccagatggcataaattcatgaattgtaatgcagtatatatatatgtactgtgcagtattgcagccagcgggaataaaatgcttcaatccctgccagaaaatacctcaatgcactcgggcagaaaacagtcacaaacctcaatacacccgggtatacccgaattcgtgggactagccgagctcgaataaagtgtgtcgccagtgtagtcctGGCTTCAACTTGCGTCAAAACAAGTTTACTTACAgctgtagcggccgttattcgaacaaatcacgtcgccgattttgtgtgctctgctgtactccatgcggcatgaacgcggccaatcgccccaggcacccgcgcttatcgcaattgctttgtttgaatttcatggcttctctttctttgggtgcaatgaaatgaatgaattgcaatgtgtacagtactgtgcttctgtgtcaatttaaggtgtttaaaaaacagaactctaaaatgccattttctgctctCGCCGCACTTGCGTCTTAGGGCGGTAAGGTTGGaggacatcccgcgtcatgacatcggtgtTCCGATGTACACAGCGTGtcaagtgttcgaataacgaccgctgcaGCTGTAAGTTtgctcgcgatcgctggaagtcaatgaaaatgGATTTTTTTGCGACCGCCACATCACCTCAgcgggcacgtgagcggttcagccaatgggtAGAAActgctcatggccacgccccctgtcaCCGCCTCTTGCCTCCTACACTAAAAACCGCTGCAGCGACGGATGTCATCACGTCGCTgtcgccaggactataagcgcggcctagaAGCAGTTTGCCACTCTACGGAGCTACCAGAATATGCTCCACTGTGGCTTTCTCAAACTTTAATTTAATCAAAAAATTAAGATAATGCACACCAAATATTATTCTAAGTAAATACTAGAAAATTAAAGGTTACAGGGTTTGTTCAGAGAGACAAGCAGCCGCCTGTCACAAATTAATATAATTGAAAAGATCTCCAGGCACTCCAAGCTGTTTTTTCAATACAAAATGGTATTTATTTTACATGAAGAAAGACCATTTTGTATTGAAAATACAGCTTGGAGTTCCTCGAGACCATTACAATTGTTTCACAAACTTTGACCCAGTGACAACAACAGCGCAAACGCTACAAAAACAATTTAACAATAATATGAATACTAAACACCCATAGATCCACATAATGATGTGAATAATATTCACATAACAGTAGAATAATAatgatatataatgtatatacacgtaatataaatacaataaacTAATATATCAAAATACATACATGTATTGTTATTTGGAGGGGTAGTGCAGCATGTATTTTTCAAATTCAATTTGAAATTATCTTAGAAATGTAGTGATTTTCTGGTGGATATAATAATATATCATATAGCTTTTCTAAGTACagtaattgttttatatttaaaatgttaCATGTTTTTTTCTTAAGCCTGCActacaaatgtatatttttttgtttttttgtttccctcTGCAACAGTAGAGCAAATTTCAAACGCACCAGAAAAGTCGATGGGACAAACGTTTCTTATTTATTCCAACTGTTACTCTTCTACTTTTTAGTTCTGATTAAAGTAAAGGCCTTTTTGAGAGAAAAAAATACACTCAGAACACGGTGTATTTGTTCAATAAATGTTTTTAGGTTTGCAAATGTATTCATATCTAGATACAATATTGTGGGTTTCTCATAGATGAGCTGCATCTATAATTTATACATGTCTTCAGATATTTCAGCACATGAAACTGGACTCATGTTTATAATAAAGATACTGTACATTGGTCATCTTAATAATATTTTTATGAAGTCTGTTGCTTTTTATGTGCTTGTATGTAACAACTGCATTAGTCTTGTTATGCAGCATTAACTGTATAGTCTATCAAATTATTTCAGCTGTAGAGGCAACATTGTTTCCTCTGGTGTGATATGTTTAGATATATTGTAATTTTCTGCGCCAACATTGCCAGTGAATCCTATAGAAACCTTCCAATATTATTTTAGTGGAATATGTTATCTGGGGGAACAGTGTTACTAGCTACATCTTTATGTAGAAATTGGTTTAACGCAGGTCTATGTAATGTGCCAGATAAGTCCATAGAAACGTATAATGACGCCCACTGCCCGTTATACTAAAAAAGAATGACAGTCTACAAACCAAAACATACTGTAAATAGAGTTGTGTCCATAAGTATAGATTATGCTGAAGCATCAAACATCATAGGTATAAGGCTGAGACTGAAACATTAGCAAGTTATTGTTTTAATTGTAATTTTTCCATGATTATCTAATACGCTGAATTCTAAATTGGAGggttgcaggtttttttttatgaATTAATGTACCAGATAAGTATGACAACCCAAGCCTCCTACATATATAATGATACAGAAATTGAAGTAAAACATTCACTTTTGTAGCTTACCAAGTATTGGggtttttaaaatgtaaaaacaacCCACACTTCTAATAGTTGCAGCCATTGTCCGACTAGTATTCTGTACAGTTCGACAAGATCATTAAGTTGTAATCCTTTGTTGTTAGCGGATCATACCCTTTGATAAACTCTCAAAAAGCAATAAATGAAAAGCAATTAGACCTCTAACATCTTGCCTACCtataaattttattttaatagtttAAGATACATTTATTGTATATTAACATTATATACTAAAGATATTCAGTAGTTTTTCAAATGTACACTAGATCCAAAAGTCTGACTTGGAAAAGCCTAACGacaaatatacaatacatactGCTTTTGCTAGGGTCAAGACCTAGATCACACCTCATCGAGTACCTCCATGAGACGAATGCTATAGTGACTACAATGCAGCGATAACATGGGATCAGTCCTAACAAAATATATTACATTTCCCGTAGAGTCCATATTTCAGAGGCTCAATAATGATTAgtattgtacaggcataccccgcattaatgtacgcaatgggaccggagcatgtatgtaaagtgaaaatgtacttaaagtgaagcacgaccttttacccacttatcgatgcatgtactgtacagcaatcgtcatatacgtgcacaactgatgtaaataacacgtgtaacagactctatagtctccccgcttgcgcacagcttcggtacaggtagggagccggtattgctgttcaggacgtgctgacaggcgcatgcgtgagctgccgtttgcctattcggcgatatgtccttactcgcgagtgtacttaaagtgagtgtccttaaaccggggtatgcctgtacagtaattCTATAGCGCTGACCATTTCTGCAGTGCTTTACAGAACATACATTAGAATACATGAAACGTGAATTTAATAGCGCTACACTTACTGATCACATAGGCATACATACAATGAAGAATGATGTGataacctgtaaaaaaaaataaagtataatTAAAAAGTCTATTTGTTGCTCGCTCCTCCCACTGCATATTTTTAGGTGGTTTTAATGTTGCCCCAGGGTTTCCACAAATTTGAAGCTCTGGGCACACATACTGTGGAATTGGGCATAATTGCCATGGTCTCATTTTAATTTTATACATAAATCTTTTGCACTGTACAAGTTGAAACATTTTAATGTGCTTTTAAGAGATTCTTTAACCTGAAAATGCATTTGCTAACAGAAAAAGTGTAACACGACTTTAAGGATACTATTAATCATGTCAAACAGGTTGACAACAGAAAAGTATCATCTCCATTCTAATTATTTGATAAAAAATATCTGTATTAATTTCTTCATTCTTTGCTGTAAACAGTAGTTTTGTTATCCTCTCATAGGAAATCACCCAAAGCAAAACACATTAGTTTAACATTGTAGCTGCTTAGTATGGACACGCATGTTCTCTTTACTTTTACTCGATAACCATACTTCACCTGGTAAGCCCATTCAGTTACAGTATCAAAGATTGTACTGTGAGTCTGAGAATAAGCCTTTGCAGAGTACTGAGCATTATAGAACATATAGCAAACTATTTTTTATGTCTtttaacaacttttttttttgtcttttaggCTAATGACCGAGGCAACTATTTCCCTATCTGGGGGACATGTCTTGGGTTTGAAGAGCTAACATATCTGACAAGTGGAGAAATTGTACTGACTATGACCAACACAGAGGATATTTCAATACCTCTGAACTTCACTGTAGGTGAGTATATCTATACCTTTTCACTGTCACTTATTTGCTtacatatttatttgtttatatttatttccTATGACAAATACATTAATAAATGCCTTACAATAAGTAGATTGGTTACATGGGAAGCTCAGCTAGACAGTTGCTGTAAGCGGAATGTCACTTGTATGTATTGCTACAATAGAAAAATGCAGCAATCTTGAATGTCCTGTCGTTGACAGAGCTGAAGGGATAGCTCATTGGTATTATAATCGAGTCCAATTTGAAACCCCTGTAACAGctcaccttgtgaccttgggcaaatcactttatctgcaggtgcctcagacaccaaaattagattgcaagttctttgggacagggactcgtTGTCCCTGAAAAATACTTTAATACTGCTTATATATTGTCTtcattatatacaaaaaaagatTCACATTATTGGGGACCACCTACTGGTAAATGACCTTAGATGTTAAACACTTGATCAGATGGGAATGTGTTGGTATTCGGGTAACTTTTATTGGAAGAGTTTGAagactgaaaaataaaaaagaatgttGTGCCTAGTGGCAATTATGTTTATTATGATTACTTAGAAGGGGAAATTGGCATATGGAATTGTACAAAGTTTCCATTTTGTGGGGTGGATCTGGGGAGCAGTAGCTATTACAATGTCGCAATAGTCAACAATTGTTATAAGCATCTGTAGGAAAATGTGTTCAAAAATCCTTGAAGACCGTCTTCCTCACGTGTTCATAAATTAAGCTCCGTTTTTTTTGCCAAGGGAATAACGTGTCAACCAGCAAGAAATAAATAGGCTTAGTGAGAGATTTTGCATGGGCGTTACTAATGACATGCATTGCAAAATGTTGAAGTTCACTTAAAAGTCAGATGAGTGGGTCCCTCTGACAGCAATGGTGTTAAACCATACATTTAACATTACTGGTGCTGCTGGCAAACTACCTAGTGCTTGTATTTAATAAACTGAAGAGAGGAAAAAAACACGACACTCGGCTAGCAGTTTCTTTTACTTATTAATTTCACATTTTTACAAAATCTAATActcctttttctgtttttatttcttcctttttttcttcttctgtgtATTAATACATTAACAAAAATAGACATGACCTATAGTCTTTCTGTCACCCGCCTGGTTGCAACTCGTTCTAAAATCGCTTATTGGTTTATTGatgttttattatttgtgttCCCTAGCTGCCTCACAAAGCAAGTTATTCAGAAATATTCCTCTGCAATTATTCAATGATCTTTCCAGCAAGCCTGTAACTGCAAACTTCCACCACTGGAGTCTCTCTCTGCAGGTACGTGCAATTCATTGAAATCCAACTATTGTATGATAGAGAGAGAAGGCTTCTCAACAAGTAATATTGTCTAATCAAATGTAGCAATGCCACCAAAGGTAGTTATTTATTGTTTCACAGCATTTGAACCCAGGGTTCTCTGGAGCTCAACTGGGCTGTTTTTAGCTCAAGGCACTCCCTGATTCCTAATATACTTAATTGGTTTAGTTACTGGTGCTATTTCCTGGGTATTTAAATGATTTCTAATACTAAGCCTCACCGTCGCGCCTCCACCACAATGACGCTTCGAATTGACCAACAGGAGTATTGTTAGCCATTTTGAACTCCCAAAAGAGAAGAAATACACTCAACTAAaccagtaagtatcttgggatCTGCAGGGGAGGTCTCCAtagctaaaaatatatatataattgttcaGTCCAGACAGGAATCCTGCTTTAAATGAGGTTATGGAGCCAGTTATCATGTACCATGAATTTGCACCATGAATTGGCCCAAATAATACCTGTTGTTTAGGTATGTTTCTATCCTTTTTCCTGAGTTTaaatagaaatagctgtgttaatccaattgCGATAGtgagagtaaatgagtacttcagtattaggtgacccCTTTTTTCTATTTGGaaaaacaatagatattataagaccaGCTTCCGAGAGTTCTCTCCCTTCCTcgggtcggcaatactgatttacagagattccatgagcttaacaTAGATGTAAAATACAAGATAACGATCTAAG encodes the following:
- the GGH gene encoding gamma-glutamyl hydrolase, whose protein sequence is MVSAGLLVLGSLLLCHRAWGSSLYGSTIQPLNERPIIGILAQETHFENLQVFGKSYLAASYVKTIESAGARVVPIRLHLSEQEYVKIFNSINGVLFPGGGVDLINSEYARIASIFYNLALKANDRGNYFPIWGTCLGFEELTYLTSGEIVLTMTNTEDISIPLNFTVAASQSKLFRNIPLQLFNDLSSKPVTANFHHWSLSLQNFTANKKLSSFYNVLTTNSDGQVEFISTFEAYKYPFYGVQWHPEKSPFEWRRTSSTSHAAESVKVAFYMADFFVNEARKNFHHFLNEEEENRALIYNYNPVHTGVTSVFEQIYFF